One Mycobacterium sp. SMC-4 DNA window includes the following coding sequences:
- the mshC gene encoding cysteine--1-D-myo-inosityl 2-amino-2-deoxy-alpha-D-glucopyranoside ligase → MQSWSAPSVPVLPGKGPQLRLYDSADRQIRPVTPGATATMYVCGITPYDATHLGHAATYLTFDLVHRVLLDLGHQVHYVQNITDVDDPLFERAQRDGIGWRELADRETDLFREDMAAMRVMPPHDYVAATEAVAEVIEVVEKLLAAGAAYVVDDPQYPDVYFHAGATVQFGYESGYDRDTMLELFAERGGDPERPGKSDPLDALLWRSARPDEPSWPSPFGPGRPGWHVECAAIALSRIGTGLDIQGGGSDLIFPHHEFSAAHAECVTGERRFARHYVHAGMIGWDGHKMSKSRGNLVLVSALRRDGVDPSAVRLGLLAGHYREDRFWSPDVLDDANRRLHRWRSATALTGAPDAGDLVARVRRYLADDLDTPKALAAVDGWTTDALSYGGHDETAGATVATAVDALLGVQL, encoded by the coding sequence ATGCAATCGTGGTCGGCGCCGAGTGTTCCGGTGCTGCCTGGGAAGGGTCCGCAGTTGCGGCTCTACGACAGTGCCGACCGGCAGATCCGGCCGGTCACCCCGGGCGCCACCGCCACCATGTACGTCTGCGGCATCACGCCCTATGACGCCACCCACCTGGGTCACGCGGCTACCTACCTGACCTTCGACCTGGTCCACCGGGTGCTGCTCGATCTCGGTCACCAGGTGCATTACGTACAGAACATCACCGACGTCGACGATCCGTTGTTCGAGCGCGCCCAACGCGACGGCATCGGCTGGCGCGAGCTCGCCGACCGGGAGACCGACCTGTTCCGCGAGGACATGGCGGCGATGCGGGTGATGCCGCCACACGACTACGTCGCCGCCACCGAGGCCGTCGCCGAGGTGATCGAGGTGGTCGAGAAGCTGCTGGCTGCGGGCGCCGCCTACGTCGTCGACGACCCGCAGTACCCCGACGTCTACTTCCACGCCGGGGCCACCGTGCAGTTCGGGTACGAGTCCGGCTACGACCGCGACACCATGCTGGAACTGTTCGCCGAACGTGGCGGTGACCCCGAGCGTCCGGGCAAGAGCGACCCGCTCGACGCCCTGCTGTGGCGCTCGGCGCGCCCCGACGAACCCAGCTGGCCGTCACCTTTCGGACCGGGCAGACCAGGTTGGCACGTCGAATGCGCCGCGATCGCGCTCAGCCGTATCGGGACCGGTCTGGACATCCAGGGCGGCGGGAGCGACCTGATTTTTCCGCATCATGAATTCTCGGCCGCCCACGCCGAGTGCGTCACCGGTGAGCGGCGCTTCGCCCGGCATTACGTGCACGCCGGCATGATCGGCTGGGACGGCCACAAGATGTCGAAGAGCCGCGGAAACCTGGTGCTGGTCTCAGCGCTGCGCCGCGACGGCGTGGACCCCTCGGCGGTGCGCCTCGGTCTGCTGGCCGGGCACTACCGCGAGGATCGCTTCTGGAGTCCCGACGTGCTCGATGACGCCAACCGCCGGCTGCACCGCTGGCGCAGCGCCACCGCACTGACCGGCGCACCCGACGCCGGCGATCTGGTGGCGCGGGTGCGCCGCTACCTCGCCGATGACCTGGACACTCCCAAAGCGCTTGCCGCCGTTGATGGTTGGACCACCGACGCGTTGTCCTACGGCGGCCACGACGAGACAGCGGGCGCGACGGTCGCCACCGCGGTCGACGCGCTGCTCGGTGTGCAGTTGTAA
- a CDS encoding undecaprenyl-diphosphate phosphatase yields the protein MSWLQVIVLSVVQGLTEFLPVSSSGHLAIVSRVFFNGDAGASFTAVSQLGTEAAVILYFARDIGRIVTAWFGGLFDAARRNADYWLGWWVIIGTIPISFFGLLLKDHIRTGARNLWLIATALVVFSLVIAAAEYVGRQSRRIEKLTWKDAVLVGLAQCLALLPGVSRSGATISAGLFLGMKREVAARFGFLLAIPAVFASGLFSLPDAFAPSGEGMSATGPQLLISVLITFVVGFAAVAWFLRFLVRHSMYWFVGYRMILGVVVLILLVTGVVAPI from the coding sequence TTGCCATCGTGTCGCGGGTGTTCTTCAACGGCGACGCCGGTGCCTCGTTCACCGCGGTCAGCCAGCTCGGCACCGAGGCCGCGGTCATTCTGTACTTTGCGCGCGACATCGGACGCATCGTCACCGCCTGGTTCGGCGGGCTCTTCGACGCCGCCCGACGCAACGCCGACTACTGGTTGGGCTGGTGGGTGATCATCGGCACCATCCCGATCAGCTTCTTCGGTCTGCTGCTCAAGGACCACATCCGCACCGGCGCCCGCAATCTATGGCTGATCGCCACCGCGCTGGTGGTGTTCTCGCTGGTGATCGCCGCCGCCGAGTACGTCGGCCGACAAAGTCGCCGAATCGAGAAGCTGACCTGGAAGGACGCCGTGTTGGTGGGCCTGGCCCAGTGTCTGGCGCTGTTGCCGGGTGTGTCCCGGTCAGGGGCCACGATCAGTGCCGGGCTCTTCCTGGGCATGAAGCGGGAAGTGGCCGCCCGCTTCGGTTTTCTGCTGGCCATCCCGGCGGTGTTCGCGTCCGGCCTGTTCTCGTTACCGGATGCGTTCGCGCCGTCCGGGGAGGGGATGAGCGCCACCGGACCCCAGCTGCTGATCTCGGTGCTGATCACCTTCGTGGTCGGCTTCGCCGCGGTCGCCTGGTTCCTGCGCTTCCTGGTCCGGCACAGCATGTATTGGTTCGTCGGATACCGGATGATTCTCGGCGTGGTGGTACTGATCCTGCTCGTGACCGGGGTGGTGGCGCCGATATGA
- a CDS encoding DUF3090 domain-containing protein, giving the protein MSRAIHVFRTPDRFVAGTVGEPGNRTFYLQAVHDKRVISVILEKQQVAVLAERIAALLLEINRRFGTPIPPDTGEVEDLSPLVMPVDAEFRVGTMGLGWDSEAQTVVVELLAVSDTEFDASVVLDDAEEGPDAVRVFLTPESARQFATRSNRVISAGRPPCPLCEEPLDPEGHICVRTNGYRRGALGGGAEDDDIA; this is encoded by the coding sequence ATGTCCCGCGCTATCCACGTCTTCCGCACCCCCGACCGTTTCGTGGCCGGTACCGTCGGTGAGCCGGGAAATCGGACCTTCTATCTCCAGGCCGTCCACGACAAGCGCGTGATCTCGGTGATTCTGGAAAAGCAGCAGGTGGCGGTGCTCGCGGAACGGATCGCCGCGCTCCTGCTGGAGATCAATCGCCGCTTCGGCACGCCGATTCCGCCCGACACCGGGGAAGTCGAGGATCTCAGCCCGCTGGTCATGCCGGTGGACGCCGAATTCCGGGTCGGCACCATGGGCCTGGGCTGGGACTCCGAGGCGCAGACCGTGGTCGTCGAGTTGCTCGCGGTGTCCGACACCGAGTTCGATGCGTCGGTGGTCCTCGACGACGCCGAGGAGGGTCCCGATGCGGTGCGCGTGTTCCTCACCCCGGAATCGGCCCGCCAGTTCGCGACGCGCTCGAATCGGGTGATCTCGGCCGGGCGGCCGCCTTGCCCGTTGTGTGAGGAACCGCTGGACCCCGAGGGCCACATCTGTGTCCGGACCAACGGCTACCGCCGCGGCGCTCTGGGTGGGGGCGCCGAGGATGACGACATTGCCTGA
- a CDS encoding SCO1664 family protein — MTTLPEPATGDGAVLQSGELTVIGRIRSASNATFLCEATLADRSVHCVYKPVAGEAPLWDFPDGTLAGRERGAYLVSAALGWNLVPYTIIRDGPAGLGMLQRWVEQPTDTEDTEDAEATAGPDLVDLVPAGSVPVGFLPVLQAYDYAGNEVTLVHADDDRLRRLAVFDVLINNADRKGGHVLCGVDGNVYGVDHGVTLHVEDKLRTVLWGWAGKPIDDAVLADVGCLQQALAGPLGAELRAHLTSAEVAALRARVVGLLQNPVMPTPDRRRPIPWPAF, encoded by the coding sequence ATGACGACATTGCCTGAGCCGGCAACCGGTGACGGCGCGGTGCTGCAGAGCGGTGAGCTCACCGTGATCGGCCGGATTCGGTCGGCCAGCAACGCGACATTCCTGTGCGAGGCGACACTGGCCGACCGCAGCGTGCACTGCGTGTACAAGCCCGTCGCCGGCGAGGCGCCGCTGTGGGACTTTCCCGATGGCACGCTGGCCGGCCGAGAGCGCGGCGCCTACCTGGTCTCGGCTGCGCTGGGCTGGAATCTGGTCCCGTACACCATCATCCGCGACGGTCCGGCAGGTCTGGGCATGCTGCAGCGCTGGGTGGAACAGCCCACCGACACCGAAGACACCGAGGACGCCGAAGCCACTGCCGGTCCCGATCTGGTCGACCTGGTGCCTGCCGGCTCGGTACCGGTCGGGTTCCTCCCGGTGCTACAGGCCTATGACTATGCCGGCAACGAAGTCACGCTGGTGCACGCCGACGATGACCGGCTACGCCGGCTGGCGGTGTTCGACGTGTTGATCAACAATGCCGACCGCAAGGGCGGTCACGTGCTGTGCGGGGTGGACGGCAACGTCTACGGCGTGGACCATGGCGTCACCCTGCACGTCGAGGACAAACTGCGCACCGTGCTGTGGGGGTGGGCCGGCAAACCGATCGACGACGCCGTGCTGGCCGACGTCGGGTGCCTGCAGCAGGCGCTGGCCGGTCCGCTCGGCGCCGAACTGCGCGCGCATCTCACCTCCGCCGAGGTCGCTGCGCTGCGTGCCAGAGTCGTTGGCCTGCTGCAGAACCCGGTGATGCCCACACCGGACCGGCGACGGCCCATACCGTGGCCCGCATTTTGA
- a CDS encoding PAC2 family protein — protein sequence MTPSDFRGPKRSDLPDLRDTIVVAAFEGWNDAGDAASDALEHLDAIWHAETIVEIDDEAYYDYQVNRPVIRQVDGVTRELVWPSMRIAYCRPPGSDRDIVLMHGVEPNMRWRTFCAELLAIADKLNVQTVVILGALLADTPHTRPVPVSGSAYSSDSAKTFGLEETRYEGPTGIAGVFQDACVQAGIPAVTFWAAVPHYVSQPPSPKATVALLRRVEDVLDVEVPLADLPAQAEEWEQAVSEMTAEDDEIAEYVQSLEERGDAEIDVNEAMGKIDGDALAAEFERYLRRRGR from the coding sequence GTGACCCCCTCGGATTTCCGTGGTCCGAAGCGATCCGACCTGCCCGATCTGCGCGACACCATCGTCGTGGCGGCGTTCGAGGGCTGGAACGACGCAGGTGATGCCGCCAGCGACGCGCTCGAACACCTCGACGCCATCTGGCATGCCGAGACGATCGTGGAGATCGACGACGAGGCCTACTACGACTACCAGGTCAATCGGCCGGTGATCCGCCAGGTCGACGGGGTCACTCGTGAATTGGTCTGGCCGTCGATGCGCATCGCGTACTGCCGTCCGCCAGGCTCTGACCGTGACATCGTGCTGATGCACGGCGTGGAACCCAACATGCGTTGGCGCACCTTCTGCGCGGAGCTGCTGGCCATCGCCGACAAGCTCAACGTCCAGACCGTGGTCATCCTGGGGGCGTTACTGGCCGATACCCCGCACACCAGGCCGGTGCCGGTGTCGGGCTCGGCGTACTCGTCGGACTCGGCCAAGACGTTCGGGCTCGAGGAGACCCGCTACGAGGGGCCCACCGGAATCGCCGGGGTGTTCCAGGACGCTTGCGTGCAAGCCGGGATTCCGGCGGTGACGTTCTGGGCGGCGGTGCCGCACTATGTCTCGCAGCCACCCAGCCCCAAGGCGACCGTCGCGCTGTTACGACGGGTGGAGGACGTTCTTGACGTCGAGGTACCGCTGGCCGACCTGCCCGCGCAGGCCGAGGAGTGGGAACAGGCAGTCAGCGAGATGACCGCCGAGGATGACGAGATTGCCGAATACGTGCAGTCGCTCGAGGAGCGCGGCGACGCGGAAATCGACGTCAACGAGGCGATGGGCAAGATCGACGGGGATGCATTGGCTGCGGAGTTCGAACGCTACCTGCGCCGTCGCGGACGGTGA
- a CDS encoding patatin-like phospholipase family protein, which yields MAHHQADLVLSGGGVKGIGLVGAAAALVEAGYRPRRISGTSAGALVGAVLAAATRSGALSVTQLTELAMGLDYREFLDPGPVERLPLIGPAWGALSGGGIYRGDALRRWVADRLAEFGVTTFADLALDDPTLPPEQRYRLVVTVADVTLGQLVRLPWDYQRIYGLDPDEQSIADAVRASTAIPFFYRPEELTSADGRTSRLVDGGLLSNFPIDSLDRTDGESPRWPTFGITLLPDLPAENAAVIPALHPLHVFGPTLLEQVVTTILVGRDQAHLNQPWVSARTVRVDTSSVGVLNFDLSEQDKRSLYGKGWEAAEEFLTSWDWDDYLSRFRQR from the coding sequence GTGGCACATCATCAGGCTGATCTGGTGCTCTCCGGTGGGGGAGTCAAAGGTATCGGCCTGGTCGGTGCGGCGGCCGCCCTCGTCGAGGCCGGCTACCGGCCCCGGCGCATCTCCGGAACCTCGGCGGGAGCGCTGGTCGGTGCGGTGCTGGCGGCGGCCACCCGCAGCGGAGCGCTGTCGGTGACACAGCTGACCGAGCTCGCTATGGGGCTGGACTACCGCGAATTCCTCGACCCCGGCCCGGTGGAACGGCTGCCGCTGATCGGACCGGCGTGGGGGGCACTCAGCGGTGGCGGCATCTACCGCGGCGATGCGTTGCGGCGGTGGGTCGCCGACCGCCTTGCCGAGTTCGGCGTGACGACCTTCGCCGATCTGGCTCTCGACGACCCGACCCTGCCGCCGGAGCAGCGCTACCGGCTGGTGGTCACCGTGGCCGATGTGACGCTGGGTCAGCTCGTGCGGCTGCCGTGGGACTACCAGCGGATCTACGGCCTCGACCCGGATGAGCAGTCGATCGCCGATGCGGTGCGCGCCTCGACCGCAATCCCGTTCTTCTACCGTCCCGAGGAGCTGACCAGCGCCGACGGCCGAACGTCACGGCTGGTCGACGGCGGGTTGCTGTCGAACTTCCCGATCGACTCGCTGGACCGCACCGACGGCGAAAGCCCCCGGTGGCCGACTTTCGGGATCACGCTGCTGCCCGACCTGCCGGCCGAGAACGCCGCGGTGATCCCGGCGCTGCATCCACTGCACGTGTTCGGACCGACCCTCCTCGAACAGGTGGTGACCACGATCCTGGTCGGCCGCGACCAGGCCCACCTGAATCAACCGTGGGTCAGTGCCCGCACGGTGCGCGTCGACACCAGTTCGGTCGGCGTGCTGAACTTCGACCTGTCCGAGCAGGACAAGCGCAGCCTCTACGGGAAAGGCTGGGAGGCCGCCGAGGAGTTCCTGACCAGCTGGGACTGGGACGACTATCTGAGCCGCTTCCGCCAGCGGTAG
- a CDS encoding 3'(2'),5'-bisphosphate nucleotidase CysQ, which yields MTHTDAALAAEVAAQAGELLLAMREQIGYWDPYDLGDAGDRRANTLILDRLRRERPQDAVLSEEATDDLARVEADRVWIVDPVDGTHEYSMPGRADWAVHIALWQRRDGGGAITDAAVALPARGEVYRSDTVVGPPPRADGPIRITASANRPPAVLWYLRDHLDIQLVRIGSAGAKAMAVVRGEVDAYIHAGGQWEWDSAAPAGVLWAAGMHASRIDGSPLVYNRRDPYLPDLLMCRPELAPVLLEAIWSAYRNR from the coding sequence GTGACCCACACCGATGCCGCGCTGGCCGCCGAGGTGGCCGCCCAAGCCGGTGAGCTGCTGCTGGCGATGCGTGAGCAGATCGGCTACTGGGATCCCTACGACCTCGGAGATGCCGGCGACCGCCGCGCCAACACGCTGATCCTCGACCGGCTGCGCCGCGAGCGGCCGCAGGATGCGGTGCTGTCCGAGGAGGCCACCGACGACCTGGCACGTGTCGAGGCCGACCGGGTGTGGATCGTCGATCCCGTCGACGGCACCCACGAGTACTCGATGCCCGGTCGTGCTGACTGGGCTGTGCATATCGCACTCTGGCAGCGCCGAGACGGCGGCGGGGCCATCACCGATGCAGCGGTGGCCCTACCTGCACGCGGTGAGGTGTACCGGTCCGACACCGTGGTCGGCCCTCCGCCGCGCGCCGACGGGCCGATCCGCATCACCGCCAGCGCCAACAGACCCCCGGCCGTGCTGTGGTACCTGCGCGACCACCTCGACATCCAGCTGGTGCGCATCGGTTCGGCGGGCGCCAAGGCGATGGCGGTGGTCCGCGGTGAGGTCGACGCCTACATCCACGCAGGCGGGCAGTGGGAGTGGGACTCCGCAGCTCCGGCGGGGGTGTTGTGGGCTGCCGGGATGCACGCGTCGCGCATCGACGGTTCCCCGTTGGTGTACAACCGCCGCGACCCCTACCTGCCGGATCTGCTGATGTGTCGCCCGGAGCTGGCCCCGGTGCTGCTCGAGGCCATCTGGTCGGCCTACCGCAACCGGTAG
- a CDS encoding histidine phosphatase family protein, which produces MTVLLVRHGRSTSNTAHTLAGRSAGVDLDDRGREQAQALVERVGALPIRAIVRSPLLRCERTVEPLAAALRVQPVVDERISEVDYGSWTGRKIGELVKEPLWAVVQQQPSAAVFPDGEGLAAVQARAVAAVREHDRRLADEHGSDVLWIACTHGDVIKAVLADALGTHLDSFQRINADPASVSVIRYTALRPFVIHVNHTGPALNSALAASPEVPSGDAVVGGSTD; this is translated from the coding sequence ATGACCGTGCTGTTGGTGCGGCACGGCCGCTCCACGTCCAACACTGCGCACACCCTGGCCGGCAGGTCGGCCGGAGTCGACCTGGACGACCGGGGTCGCGAACAAGCCCAAGCGCTGGTGGAGCGCGTCGGCGCGCTCCCGATCCGGGCGATCGTGCGCTCCCCGCTGCTGCGTTGTGAACGCACCGTGGAACCGTTGGCCGCCGCGCTGCGTGTACAACCCGTCGTCGACGAGCGGATCAGCGAGGTCGACTACGGATCGTGGACCGGCCGCAAGATCGGTGAGCTGGTCAAGGAGCCGTTGTGGGCGGTGGTGCAGCAGCAACCCAGCGCGGCGGTGTTCCCTGACGGCGAAGGTCTGGCCGCGGTGCAGGCCCGTGCCGTGGCCGCGGTGCGCGAGCATGACCGCAGGCTCGCCGACGAGCACGGCTCAGACGTCCTGTGGATCGCGTGCACGCACGGTGACGTGATCAAAGCGGTGCTGGCCGATGCGCTGGGCACCCACCTGGACAGCTTCCAGCGCATCAACGCCGATCCGGCCTCGGTCAGTGTCATCCGCTATACCGCGCTGCGGCCCTTCGTGATTCACGTCAACCACACCGGCCCGGCGCTGAACTCGGCGCTGGCCGCCTCCCCAGAAGTCCCTTCCGGCGACGCCGTCGTCGGGGGTTCGACGGACTGA